One Aspergillus oryzae RIB40 DNA, chromosome 2 genomic window carries:
- the thiA gene encoding thiamine thiazole synthase (protein involved in thiamine biosynthesis and DNA damage tolerance), whose amino-acid sequence MSPPAAIYEPTVAATGLKGKVVVSETAPVEGASQTKLLDHFGGKWDEFKFAPIRESQVSRAMTRRYFEDLDKYAESDVVIVGAGSCGLSTAYVLAKARPDLKIAIVEASVSPGGGAWLGGQLFSAMVMRRPAEVFLNELGVPYEEDANPNYVVVKHASLFTSTLMSKVLSFPNVKLFNATAVEDLITRPTENGNPQIAGVVVNWTLVTLHHDDHSCMDPNTINAPVIISTTGHDGPFGAFCAKRLVSMGSVDKLGGMRGLDMNSAEDAIVKNTREVTKGLIIGGMELSEIDGFNRMGPTFGAMVLSGVKAAEEALKVFDERQRECAE is encoded by the exons ATGTCTCCTCCAGCTGCCATCTACGAACCCACTGTGGCCGCTACCGGCCTCAAGGGTAAGGTCGTGGTTTCTGAGACCGCCCCCGTTGAGGGAGCTTCTCAGACCAAGCTGTTGGACCATTTCGGTGGCAAGTGGGACGAGTTCAAGTTCGCCCCTATCCGCGAAAGCCAGGTCTCTCGTGCCATGACCAGACGTTACTTTGAGGACCTGGACAAGTACGCTGAAAGTGACGTTGTcattgttggtgctggttcCTGCGGTCTGAGCACTGCGTACGTCTTGGCCAAGGCTCGTCCGGACCTGAAGATTGCTATCGTCGAGGCCAGCGTCTCTCCTG GTGGCGGTGCCTGGTTGGGTGGCCAACTCTTTTCTGCTATGGTCATGCGCCGTCCCGCGGAAGTCTTCCTGAACGAGCTGGGTGTTCCTTACGAAGAGGACGCAAACCCCAACTACGTTGTCGTCAAGCACGCCTCCCTGTTTACCTCGACACTCATGTCGAAGgttctctccttccccaaTGTCAAGCTCTTCAATGCTACCGCTGTTGAGGACTTGATCACCCGTCCGACCGAGAACGGCAACCCCCAGATTGCTGGTGTTGTCGTCAACTGGACGCTGGTCACCCTTCACCACGATGATCACTCCTGCATGGACCCCAACACTATCAACGCTCCTGTCATCATCAGTACCACTGGTCACGATGGGCCATTCGGCGCCTTCTGTGCGAAGCGCTTGGTGTCCATGGGCAGCGTCGACAAGCTAGGTGGCATGCGTGGTCTCGACATGAACTCGGCCGAGGATGCCATCGTCAAGAACACCCGCGAGGTTACTAAGGGCTTGATCATCGGCGGTATGGAGCTGTCTGAAATTGATGGCTTTAACCGCATGGGCCCTACCTTCGGTGCCATGGTTCTCAGTGGTGTCAAGGCTGCCGAGGAGGCATTGAAGGTGTTCGACGAGCGTCAGCGCGAGTGTGCTGAGTAA
- a CDS encoding inositol phosphosphingolipid phospholipase (sphingomyelinase family protein): MSAQSTVYPSEAPSQIRIFTLNCWGLKYLAKYRHERLSEIGRQLALADPAPEIVGLQECWTQQDYESIREQTRHLLPYGKFYFGGVMGAGLAILSKWPIEESSMYGYPLNGRPTAFFRGDWYVGKGVACARVRFGPGASDVAEVFCTHLHAPYEKEPNDSYICHRTAQAWEIAKLMRGAAERGHLAIGLGDFNMVPSSFAHQLIRAHSPVQDVWQAIYPDSSVAAPIDPIEQKRGKPTPSAEFNLHVNGATCDGKFNTWRWTKEERKRLEKGEEIAVDKDAPCPRGKRLDYIFVGDGGYPPAFPAPQWSVESVNIGMTQRHPTLRCSLSDHFAVEATITRSPRPSEADNLTDNKLRQSVVPNTALSPDTYDRIIDMIHTYVQRERSQRRWRLAHFIISVFVSIGCFVGVWWTGDLPYVAFILVLVSTLSFGAGILDGLIGGLFMSSELRALKEFEWEVRNAKELVEKSGGTGQKLE, from the coding sequence ATGTCAGCCCAGTCCACCGTCTACCCCTCCGAAGCTCCCTCCCAGATCCGCATCTTCACCCTGAACTGCTGGGGCCTCAAATACCTCGCCAAATACCGCCACGAGCGTCTCTCAGAGATCGGTCGCCAGCTGGCCCTGGCCGACCCTGCACCCGAAATTGTCGGACTCCAAGAATGTTGGACACAACAAGATTACGAGAGCATCCGTGAGCAGACTCGTCACCTCCTTCCCTATGGCAAGTTCTACTTCGGCGGCGTGATGGGCGCGGGGCTCGCCATTCTCTCGAAATGGCCCATTGAAGAGAGCTCCATGTATGGCTATCCGCTAAATGGACGTCCAACGGCCTTCTTCCGCGGCGACTGGTACGTCGGGAAGGGTGTTGCCTGTGCCCGTGTACGCTTCGGTCCCGGAGCCAGCGACGTCGCCGAAGTGTTCTGCACGCATCTCCACGCCCCTTACGAGAAGGAACCGAATGATTCGTATATCTGCCATCGCACCGCGCAAGCTTGGGAAATCGCAAAGTTGATGCGCGGCGCCGCAGAGAGAGGCCACCTTGCCATTGGACTGGGCGACTTTAATATGGTGCCGTCGTCGTTCGCACACCAGCTTATCCGCGCCCATAGTCCCGTCCAGGATGTATGGCAGGCTATATACCCAGACTCGTCCGTGGCCGCCCCCATCGACCCCATTGAACAGAAACGAGGCAAACCGACCCCGTCAGCCGAGTTCAACCTCCACGTGAACGGCGCCACATGCGACGGCAAATTCAACACCTGGCGCTGGACCAAGGAGGAACGCAAACGGCTAgagaagggggaggagaTCGCTGTCGACAAGGATGCTCCCTGTCCGAGGGGAAAACGGCTGGATTATATCTTTGTCGGAGACGGCGGATATCCGCCTGCCTTCCCTGCGCCCCAATGGTCCGTCGAGTCCGTCAATATCGGCATGACACAGCGTCATCCCACGCTCCGTTGCTCGCTGAGCGACCATTTTGCCGTCGAAGCCACCATCACCCGCTCTCCGCGTCCCTCTGAAGCGGACAACTTGACAGACAATAAACTTCGCCAGTCCGTGGTTCCGAATACAGCCCTATCTCCAGACACCTATGATCGTATCATCGACATGATTCACACCTATGTTCAACGCGAACGGTCTCAGCGGCGTTGGCGCCTGGCTCACTTTATTATCTCGGTGTTTGTATCCATCGGCTGCTTTGTCGGCGTTTGGTGGACGGGTGATCTGCCGTATGTGGCGTTCATCTTGGTTTTGGTCAGTACCTTGAGCTTCGGAGCTGGGATTCTAGATGGATTGATTGGCGGGCTATTCATGTCAAGCGAGCTGCGCGCGCTTAAGGAATTCGAATGGGAGGTGCGGAATGCGAAAGAATTAGTCGAGAAAAGTGGTGGAACTGGGCAGAAGTTGGAATGA